Part of the Deinococcus fonticola genome, GCTGTGTACCATCATGATGCGCACGGCGGACTCGTAGGCGAGTTCCTGAGCTTTGGCGTAAATTTTGGCGGCTTCCGACTGATTTTTGGCCGCAGTGGCGTTGTCCAGCAGTTTTTGCAGGGCCTTGTTCTCGTAAGCGGTGTCGGGTTCGCCGCCGGGGCCGAAGTGCGGGTCGTAGAAGGTGCTGGGGGAACCGTAACTGCCACTCCAGCCCAGCATGTACAGGTCGAAACCGGGATTCTGGCGGCTGTCTTCCAGGTATTTGGCCCAGTCCTCAGTTTTCAGGTGGGTCTTGATGCCCACCGCCGCCAGGTCGGCGGCAATGGCCTCCGCGATGGGTTTGGGCGTGGGAAAATAAGGGCGCGACACTGGCATGTACCACAGATCGAGCGTCAGACCATTGGCATACCCGGCCTCGGCCAGCAGTTTTTTCGCCTGGGCCACATTCGGTGCGGCGGTGTTGGGTACGTTCTTGCTGTTGGCCCAGCCCAGAGCTGGCGGCACGATGCTGTTGTCGGTGGCGCCCAGCGGCCCCCAGAAGGCGTCCACGATGGCGGGGCGGTTGATGGCGTACATGATGGCCCGGCGCACGCGCACGTCCTGAAGTTCCTTGCGGGTGCCGGTGTAAATGTTCAGCATGCCGACGTTGAAACTGGGCCGCAGGATGGCCGTCAGTTTCGGGTCGCCCTGCACGGCCTTCAGGTCAGCGGGGTTCAGGTCGCAGGACAGGTCGAGGGTGCCGGCCCGCAACTCGTTCAGGCGGGCGCTGGGGTCTTTCAGGAACCGGAACAGTACACCGTCATTCCTGGGTTTGCCGCGCCAGTAGCTGGGATTGGCCTTCAGGACGATGCGATCACCCGTTTTCCAGCTGTCGAGGACGTACGGCCCGGTGCCGACCGCACCGCCGGCCGGACTGCCGTACTTCTCCCCGGCTTTCTTCACGGCGGCGGGGCTGGCGATCCCAAAGAAACTGGTACTGATGCGGGCCGGAAAGTCCGAAACGGGCCGCGTGAGGTTAAACGTCAAGCTGTAATCGTTGTTCTTCTTGATGCCGGCCAGGACACTGCCTTTGCCTTTCGATTCGCCCAGAATCTGCCCCCAGCTTTCCCAGGTGTGGTTGTAACGGGCCGGGCTGGCGGGGTTCCACCATCTCTCCACGTTGAAGATCACGGCGTCGGCGTTGAAGGGCGTCCCGTCGTGGAATTTCACGTTGCGGCGCAGGGTGAACGTCCAGTTCTTCATGTCGGCGCTGGCCGCCCAGCGGGTCGCCAGGCCGGGATCCAGGGTAGTGGTGCCGGGCTTGAACTCGCCCAGCGTGTCGTAAATCTGGTTCTACACGGTACTGGAATTCGAGTCGATGATGTTCCCCGATTCCAGGGAGACGGGTTCACCACCTGCGCCGTACACCAGGCTGGCGGCGTGCGCAGGAGCAAGGCTAAGGGCGAGGCTGACGACCAGACCAGTGAGCGTTCGCTGCATATGACCTCCCGAGAT contains:
- a CDS encoding ABC transporter substrate-binding protein — translated: MYDTLGEFKPGTTTLDPGLATRWAASADMKNWTFTLRRNVKFHDGTPFNADAVIFNVERWWNPASPARYNHTWESWGQILGESKGKGSVLAGIKKNNDYSLTFNLTRPVSDFPARISTSFFGIASPAAVKKAGEKYGSPAGGAVGTGPYVLDSWKTGDRIVLKANPSYWRGKPRNDGVLFRFLKDPSARLNELRAGTLDLSCDLNPADLKAVQGDPKLTAILRPSFNVGMLNIYTGTRKELQDVRVRRAIMYAINRPAIVDAFWGPLGATDNSIVPPALGWANSKNVPNTAAPNVAQAKKLLAEAGYANGLTLDLWYMPVSRPYFPTPKPIAEAIAADLAAVGIKTHLKTEDWAKYLEDSRQNPGFDLYMLGWSGSYGSPSTFYDPHFGPGGEPDTAYENKALQKLLDNATAAKNQSEAAKIYAKAQELAYESAVRIMMVHSRPLCASRKNVTGWTPNPTNSDQFDTVVIK